From the genome of Salmo salar chromosome ssa29, Ssal_v3.1, whole genome shotgun sequence:
TTAACTTTTATTAatctatttattttattacattttccaCCTTGTCTGTCCTTACCGTTGGTGTTAAGGTGCAGACAGTCGATGCCCAGGGCTGGGTTGGACTCTGTGACCTGCCTGGCACGGACCTCAGTCATGGTCTGGATGGAGTTGAGCCCGCTGTTCTCTGCCAGGGCCATGGGGATCACCTCCAGGGCATCAGCAAACGAACGCATGGCATACTGCTCCAGAGATGGGCACTGCAGAAAGAGTAGAGATGAGCACATGGCTTTGTTTCAGATAACTCACCATCATTATCAACATCAGGCTATTACTGACCTTTTCAACAACAAAttgttacagcctggatttaaaatggattaaatgaagaTGTGTCACTGGCCTAGACCCAAAacgccataatgtcaaagtggaattatatttttctaaatttgtacaaattaaatagctgaaatgtattgagtcaataagtagtcaacccctttgttatggcaagcctaaataaggtcAGGAGTACAAATGTGGTCAAGTCACAtaagtgtgcaataatagtgtttaacatcatTTGAATGAGTCTCACCcccgtaccccacacatacaattttctgtaaggtccctcagtcgagcagtgaatttcaaacacattcaaccacaaagaccaggcattttccaatgccttgcaaaggacatattggtagatgggtaaacattaaaaaaaaacagaaaacatagaataaCCCATTGAGCATGGTGAGGTTACACCATCCAGAGTTTATCAATACAGCGTGCCCCAAACATACAACACGTCACCGAGTAccattctccatattttcaagcatagtggtggctgcgtcatgttatgggtatgcttgtaattgttaaggactggggagtttttcaggattaaaAAAAATTACTACCAAGAGCTAGTTTTTTTTTATCTATGGGAAGACCCGGAAATGGCTATCTAGCCATGATCAATAACATCTTCAGAGCTTGAATATTATTATAGATTTttttaatgggcaaatgttgcacaatccaagtgtgcaaatctcttagacttaaccagaaagactcacagctgtaatcgctgccaaatgtgattctaacatgtattgtctcaggggtttgaatacttatctaattaagatttcacttttttttttatataaaaatgttCTAAATGTGTAGATCACTGACACAAAAAAAGACAAACCCATTTTAGTCCcactaacaacaaaatgtgggaaaagttaagggctgtgaatactttctaaaaggTACTGCAGATGTTTGACCTGATTCGGTGTGATAGTGGTGTATGTACATTGTACCTTGTCAGCGGCCTGGTTGACGGCGAGGGCACAGGCGATCTCAGAGGCTCCGCCCCCGTACACGATGCGGTTGTCCCTGACCAGGTTACGGATGACACACAGCGCGTCATGCAGCGCGCGCTTAGCCTCCTCAATGATCTGACAGGGAaatcaaaaaaatataaaatgggAGAGTTAGTGCTGGGCTGCAATTAAAGCATGCATACCGACAGCCCTCCAGGACCAGAACTGTCCATCCGAAAGAGATACCAATGATTGGGAATCTCTGAACTGTCTACATAAACTGATTATCAGTCCCTTCAGCATCGTCTCCAACAGTCAACATTAGCAGACTAGCAGTCCACCCACCATCTTGTTTCCTCCGCGGATGAAAATGGTGACTGCCCTGGAGTTCTTGCACTCCTCGATGACCAGCATGCGGTCCTTGGTCGTGCCGAAGCAGATCTCCTTGACTACGCCGGCTGAACCCAGCTTCTCAGCAGTCAGCTCAGAGAACCGTGGCACGATGCGGCCTCCTGTCGCTATGGCAATCAGCTGAGGCAGGGTGAAACAGAGGTTAGCAACACAGGAACACATGGGGGAAAATAAACCAACATTTTGCAGCTGAATGGCATGGCGTCTGTatgcagtgtagtgtgtgtatgcagtgtgtgtgtatgcagtgtgtgtgtgcagtgtgtgtgtgtgtatgcagtgtgtgtgtgtgtagtgtgtgtgtgtctcacctcgaTCTCAGGCCCTCCGACCCAGCGGATGGCAGGCAGCTCATTCTGCAGCAGCAGGTGGTTGGCCTCGTCATCGAAGCCCCACTGGCAGATGGCCAGGTTAGCGCCAGTATCCTTGATCTGAGAAAAGTCACAATATGACAATTCACTTATTCATGTTATTTCATCACATGACATATTCAGTCAACTCTAGCTTTAGTTTAGATCATATTTAATGAAATGAGGGTCCTTCATATACACATCTTCTAGTTGTGCTGACTGAATGACAGGAATCTACCTTTAGCAGCTGTGTTGTAGAGAAATAGTAAGTTGTGAAAGGTCGTGTGACTGACCTGTTTGATCATCTCCAGGAACTTGTCCTTCTCATACTTCTGCAGGGCCTTGTATTCCTCCACACAGGTCACGTCCAGCTTGTGCTTGGTCTTGGGCTTAGGGGGCTCAAACGGGCAGGTCAGGATGGCCATCTTTGTGTCTTTCAGGAGCTGAGGGGAAAAGGAGTAAAGGAGATTGTTGTAGAAGACAACTGGATGAtttaccttgttaaataaaatttaaaatgGGAGTGCTTTAGACTCAGATGGGCTAAAAGAAAACattgagggcggcaggtagccgagtggttagagcgttggactagttgaAGAtcggttgcaagatcgaatccccaagctgacaaggtaaaaatctgtcgttctgcccctgaacaaggcagttaacccagtctgttccctggtaggccgtcattggaaataagaatttgttcttattagttaaataaaggttaaaaaatagaTATATTAAATCTACAGAAATTGTCAGCTCTCTCACAAGCCCAATGTAAGATGAAGGTCCTAGATGAGAGGTGAGAGAGCAGTGGTGCTGTGTCCCCTGTCAATGTCAGACCACTCCACTGGGGACAGAGTGACTGGTGtaagggaggggaagaggagtaACACACTGCATCCTAGTTTACATCTGAGGTGACAGCATTACATGACCCTTGTATCAACTGTGTGGCTGAGGCACCGCTGCcgtctgtgtgtggttgtgtaccTTGGGCATCTGAGGGTGGCTGAACTCCTTGTCTATGATGACTCCCTTGATGAGCTGGGTGTCCTCCAGCTTGCCTCCCACCTTGCCCTCCATCTTGATCAGCTCAAAGTCCACGTCCTTACGGTTCATGTCCGCCACAGTCAGGACGGCGTTCACCGCGATCTCCGCCATCTGTCTGTGGCAGCGGTTGATCCTGGAAgaaggaagatggagagagaaatgtGTATGAGACCTAATGAAACCAACGGACAAGGTTCATAAATAATACATGTATGCCATCACATCTGGGCCAAATCAATTTGTGCAAAGAGCGCAAAACTCTACACCATCTTGCCATGCCAACAGCTAGCTGGACCATAACTGACATTTCTGAAAGTTGTCATGAAAAAGCACCAAAAAAAAGCACCAACTTCCAGTAAAACTCACACTTTGGAACCTAGTGTGGTCATGGCGGTCTGGATGAGTGGCTCTGTGTTGCTGGGGTCGTAAGGAAAAGTCTCGCTGATCTTGTCCAGCTGCGCGATGGCGATCTTGGCGGCCTGGTCGTAACCGTCAGAGATACGGATGGGGTGGATGCCCCTGTCCAGCAGCTGTTCTGCCTCCTCCAGGAGAGCACCAGCCAGcactggagaggaggggtgaggagtttGTTTGGATGAGTGTACCAATATGATTCTGCATTGATTAACAATCTTATCATAGAAAGAATTGCAGGTAATGTGAATGGCTTTCAGAAATTGTCAGCTCTCTCACAAGCCCCATGTAAGATGAAGGTCCTAGATGAGAGGTGAGAGAGCAGTGGTGCTGTGTCCCCTGTCAATGTCAGACCACTCCACTGGGGACAGAGTGACTGGTGTAAGGGAGGGGAAGAGGAACATTCTGCAATATTAATCCAATGTCTGGATTGGCACAAAAAAAAGGAACCAGGAGTAGTCTACCAtccaatgttgttttttttaaactaggcaagtcagtcaagatcaaattcttatttacaatgacagcctactaacAGGATAGAGATGCAAGAGACCACAATTGTTTAATTAATAAGCTAATGAGTCAAAGATCAAATCAGGGAGACTCAAATATATAGGGGAGCATACCAACAACTCCGGTGGTCCCGTCGCCGATCTCGTCGTCCTGAGACTTGGAGAGCTCCACCATGAGCTTGGCGATCTGGTGGTCCACATCCATCATGCTGAGGATGGTGGCTCCGTCGTTGGTGACAGTCACCTCCCCATCCCTGTCAACCATCATCTTGTCCAGGCCTAATGAAAGAGGAAaagtgaagggggggggggggttaaatgtACTTCAAGATGAATGTGTAGCTCAGGTAGCTGTTATTGTGTTAACCAGAGGGGTAGGGCACACAAAAATACTAGCAGTGGCTTTATCACAGCGCTGTGAATGAATAAGCTTCAGTGTGGCTGTTTGGCCTTACCGTTTGGTCCTAGTGACGTCCTCAGCGTCGAGGCAACCGCCTTTGCTGCCATGATGTGAGACTGCAAAACACAAAAGCAAATCTGGTGAATTTCTTCACTGCGGCTGAGGGAGGGATACTGCGGGGATGGTCGACTAGGTAGATGGCTATGTCCGTGAAAATGAATGTTTGACAACTGACGTTGGTCAAACCTTGTCATCTAGGTTAGACCGCTAACTTTGGCTAAGCTACTTAGCTAGCGAACTAGTTAACGTTAGCGGCATGACAGCATACGCACGTTCAATAAAACCAAACTATGAATTTCACTTTATTTATTATTCATCATAACTAAGTGAGAAAACACAACTTATGATGACATATTAGCTAGTTAAATGATTCCATTGTTCATTTGACAACCAGCCGCGACTCACAGGGGTCTTCAGAAAATAAGCACATGGGCAGACTTAGCATGCCGTAGCTAATCCGCTAACTAGCCAACTTGTACAACATAAATTAAACATACAATTTGACTGGCTCAGAATGTTAGCTATAAGTCCATAATAACTAACTTACTTGCTAGCTAACTAAACAAGTGGGTCTTAAGTTGCAAGTGTTCTGCAAATGTGCCTTGGTAAGATGCTGAAACATGAATGAAGTACCATGCTAGCTAACGGGATTTGTTAAATCCATTGTACCTTCAGTGCATCAAGGCCCGATAAGCGAGTCTTCTTGTCCTGATCTTTGATGATGATGAACGGCCGTCCATATTCATCGAACGCGAGCTGCCCCATAGCGGACATATTGGCTGAAAAACAGCGACACTTCAGAAGTGTCTACGGCTGAAATTCAGACTTTTATCGGTGAAAAAAGTGGAGTGTTGCTGGCACTTGGTCGCACGGGTCTGCCGGCGACTTCTGGAAGGATCTCAGGGCGGGGAGGGCGAGACAAAGTGGGGAGGGGGAGGTTGAGAAATCATAGGAtgattccattttttattttaaaactaTATAATGAACATAGATTTCAGTTGCCTTTTATACAATTAACGGTttgagagagatgttgtgcataaaatgttttaatttaCTTTATTTTCCTATTATCCCGTTGGCAAATGAGTTCCTCCAGTCTCGCGATTCTATCCCTCTTATCTCGCGGTGCAGTCTGGACGTCTTTGGTGTGAGGAAAATGTTGTATCAAAGCCTTTAAAACTCCATAACTGTATTCGTTTGATAATGTTTTTGGGTGACTACGTTTATTTCAGCAAACTATCAGACAGCtcattttgcagttttactggTATTGTTAGGCTGCTCTTTCCCAGGCTTGAGTAAGTCGTCCAGAAAAAAAGTGAATTCAATATTTTGCTTGTGAGCTAGTTAGTGCCATTTTTGTCTGTCAGTTCCACCAAATAAACTATATCGGACTCCATCACTGAGTTGAGTAGTTGGTCAGTGAACAGAGCTGAAAGACTGGCACTCAGGAGTTTTAACAGCTATCTGCATGTCAGTCCTGTTGGATGATAAGCGAATCTCATGGAGTTTCAGAGAGCTGTTCTCCAAAAGCATCCTCATATCAGAGAAAAGCAGTTCGTGTTATGTTACCGTTAGATAAATAAATGGACACAAATCCACGTGCATTAGGACAGCGTGTTCCTTCCTGGTGCATGTCGTGCGTCACAAGTGACGTAACTTCTGGGTAGGTTTTGTACGGTGCTGAACGTGTTCAGAGGTTTATTATACAATGTTACAAAAGGAATTCCACGGGGATCTGCTACTAGTTCTTCAACTTTCCGAGTGTGTAGGTAAGATGCATGAAATGTATTCAGTCGTGGATGATCTAGTCTGAATTCAGTTTTACTTGGCTCTGTTTTGGAAGGATCCGTGTCAGTATGGATGATGGTTGTCAGTTTCTGCACAATGTTTTGTTGATGACAATAGGAACAATGTTGCCACAACAATTATAGATTTGCTTGCAATTACGTAAAGTTTCACTGACTTCTGTTGTTTCCACTTGTCCAGCAGAATGCCTTGTGAGTTAAAGCCTCGCTTCCTGGTTCTGTACGGGTCTCAGAAAGGCCAGGCCCAGTCTATAGCCGAGGGGATAGTTGACGAGGCCGAGGAGAGGGGACTGTTTGCTGATATCTGCTGCTTGAGCGAAGGACACAAGGTAAAGTTATCAAACAGAAAATAGTGTCAACCTGCCCTCCCATGACATGCATTCCAATGCGGGCGCCAACAATCAATCTGCTAAGGAAACATAACTAGGCCTATGTATGAGTATATTTGTGGTAGATGTTGTTACTGGCCTCTTCTATTCTCATGTGAATAACTGATCCTGTTTTGTGTATCCCACCCTCAGTTTAACTTGGAGAAGGAGAGTTCTCCTGTGGTGTTCGTTGTGTCTACCACAGGGGATGGGGACCCACCAGACACGGCCCTGAAGTTTGTCAAGAGAATCAATTTAAAGACCCTGGCCAGCGACCTCTATGCACACCTCTGCTATGCTTTTTTAGGTAAAGAAGAATTGTGTGTCAGACGAAATGCCTAGTGCTGAGATAAATTGCTACTATGGTTTTAAAATAAGATTTATTGTGTTGATGGTCAAtatcttgtttttttttcttctctgctcCAGCTCTGGGTGATACAAACTATGCAGATTTCTGCAAATGTGGCAAGACTATTGACAGCCGTCTACTGGATCTTGGTGCTAAACATTTCTACGCAACAGGACATGCAGACGACGGTGTAGGGTAAGGCCCAAGGCTTTTGAATTGGGAAAGTAATACATATTTATTACATGATGTATGAGAACCACTTTAAATCTTGGCACTCACCTAAGAAGCTTTAAAGTAGGGGTACAATGTCTTCATGAATCGGTAGGAATAAAAGTGGCATCAATAGACACACACTTTTAATGTACTTTCCCCACTTACCTCCTGTCACCTCGTTTGTGTTGTGTGGCACATTATCTTTCGGTTCCATCACACTGCTTATCTGTGAGTCTGAATAGTCTTTGCTTTCTGTCCAGGCTTCAGTTGGTAGTGGCCTCTtggtagtgtcatgttaatagtTTATCTCGTAATccaaactctgtgtgtgtgtgtgtgtgtgtgtgtgtgtgtgtgtgtgtgtgtgtgtgtgtgtgtgtgtgtgtgtgtgtgtgtgtgtgtgtgtgtgtgtgtgtgtgtgtgtgtgtgtgtgtgtgtgtgtgtgtgtgtgtttccaggcttgAGTTGGTGTTGGACCCCTGGCTTGAAGGACTGTGGGAGGCGATCAGAGGAGCGTTATCCAAGATGGCCGCCCCTCAGCCTGAGAGAGATGGCCATGTTAGGGACCAGAGAGTATCATCGAATGAAACACCTGAATCGTCAGCAACAGACATCAAACTCCACCTCCTGAGTCTCAACGAATCAGAATCCCAGAGCACCAAATCCCTCAGAACAGCAGCGAGTGCTAGGACTGATTCTTTGGCTGTTTCAGCATCAGAGACCGGGAGCTCAGTTACTGCTCTCATACCGGTGTCAGTGACCGACAACACTGGGACTGCTCTTAAACTTCATAGTGTTGTCTCTGATCGCACGTCAGTGTTAGCGACACAGAGTGGACAGAATGGGGCTCCCCCTGCTGTTGTAGAGGCCTCTCTGACACACTCCTTGCCCCCGCTGTCTGAGTTGGCCCTCAACGTCCCAACTCTGCCTCCACCCTACCTGGATGTCACGCTTCAGGAAGCCACCATAGAAGAAGAGGTGGGTTGTCTCTCAACTCATATTTGTTTGAAATCTAACATCACTAGCCCCTCATATCCTGTCCCTTCCCAGACCAATGCTCCGGTCAGTAAGGAGACTCTTCACGAGGTTCCCATCTCCAGTGCAGTCCAGCTGACCAGAGACGACTCAGTTAAAACAGCCCTTCTGATCGAGATGGACATCTCAGTGAGTGGCCGTCCCACTCTTACAACATGGTTTTTCATACAGAGACCAATAGATAGGTCAATAGATAGGTCAATAGATCGAAATGGTGGTTAAAGTAGTTTCTTTACTCCATTCTCTCCTTTGTGTACCCAGTCCCACCCTATGGCctaccagcctggggacacgctTGATGTGCTCTGCCCTAACAGAGCCTCCGAGGTGGGGGAGCTGCTCCATAGACTGGGCCTAGAGGATCAGAAGAGCAACCGCATCCAGCTCTCACTGCGAAAAGAAACCAAGAAGAAAAGTATGCCGTTTTCTCAGCAGCAGTGTTTTTTTATAGTCtctatatactatatagctctagTGATGACATTAAACACATTTATTTGAACTATGTAACTACACACAGTATATGTAATCGATGTAAAATGTGACCCAGTGTTGTTTCCCTCCAGCTGCTCAGATCCCCTCCTACATCCCAGAGAACACCACTCTGCACCACCTGCTCACCTGGAGTCTGGAGATCAGGACTGTCCCTAAGAAGGTCCCTTCTCCTTTCTCTTCCTATACCTGAACTACCCAGTCCAGAACCTGAACCTGTCTGTAAAAGTTTACTGCACTGCAGTAAGATACACGCTCAAAGGTCCTAGAGTGTCTGTGGCAGACAGCTAAGGTTGCAGTGTTGGCAGGTACAGTATGGTGCAGGAATGTTGCCTGGGTGCCAAGTCTGTCTCTGCCTCATCCAACTTGCcgttgtcttgtttgtcaaggcGTCAATGTAACATTGTTGAATGCAGAAAAAGTCCCAGCAGTCCAGAATTAACTACAAATCTGAAGAAGAAAAaatgttacatttaaaaaaaatgtaaccttttatttaactatgcaagtcagttaagaacaaattcttcacTGAGACGCTGGGCCTTTGACCGCTGTGCCCCTCGGGAGCCCAAACTATACGATCTGGGACAAGAGGTTTTGTGCTATGTGGTGTGTAATGTTACTTAGTATTTTCTCAGGCGTTCCTCCGTTCCCTGGTGGAGTGTACAGGAGACAGTGGTGAGAAGAGAAGACTACAGGAGCTGTGTAGTAAACAGGGATCAGCCGACTACAACCTCTATGTCAGAGACCCCAACCTCTGCCTATTGGACCTGCTCAGGGCTTTCCCCACCTGCCAGCCCCCTCTCAGCCTCCTCATAGGTCAGAGCACACTCCCTCTCCTGTCAGTCATAATGTCTGAGCTAATCAGAGGGCATTGTTTTAGCTTTTACACGTCACAAAACATGTCTCTAGTTTCTAATGGTCACCAATACAGTGAGCGTCTCTAAGTGATGTACTGGTATTCCTCATCTAGCCTGCAGAGGGCAGTATAGCCTCAGTGAATGCCGGTTAATGTAATTTTACATAGAGCGTTTTCCCCgacttctttttttattttattttttcctcTTTTTTGACCCAACTTGGATTTTTACAAACATTTTACTGAATCCTAAATTACCAAATCAATGTTCCTGCATGGCTTCAATCAAGTCTTGATCTAGGACCGCAAAAAGGAAATAGTTAAATTGCAAATTTTGTGACCCGTCAGTGGTTCCATCCTGTCTCACCATTTGGTCACCCCTGACACAGAGAACTATTGGCTGCAGACAGTTAGGCATTATAGTCTCTCATGGCATAATGCCTAGACTTGCGCTGAGGATGACTTATGTAGATTTGTTTGAAGCCAGTTGGAAAGGGCATTTCTATCAGATCAGTACATATTGTACATAAATGTAATCTAATACTCATAAAAAATATTTAGACTAGAACTGTGTTATCTGTCCCATTTGTTCTTGTAAGTTGTAATGTCCTCCCACAGAGGCTGTGTCACGACTTAATATCCTGTGTTGTGACAGCCATTTTGCTAACATATAAGCtgaagacttatatctccctcactaactttaagcatcagctgtcagagcagcttaccga
Proteins encoded in this window:
- the LOC106590610 gene encoding T-complex protein 1 subunit epsilon, whose amino-acid sequence is MSAMGQLAFDEYGRPFIIIKDQDKKTRLSGLDALKSHIMAAKAVASTLRTSLGPNGLDKMMVDRDGEVTVTNDGATILSMMDVDHQIAKLMVELSKSQDDEIGDGTTGVVVLAGALLEEAEQLLDRGIHPIRISDGYDQAAKIAIAQLDKISETFPYDPSNTEPLIQTAMTTLGSKVINRCHRQMAEIAVNAVLTVADMNRKDVDFELIKMEGKVGGKLEDTQLIKGVIIDKEFSHPQMPKLLKDTKMAILTCPFEPPKPKTKHKLDVTCVEEYKALQKYEKDKFLEMIKQIKDTGANLAICQWGFDDEANHLLLQNELPAIRWVGGPEIELIAIATGGRIVPRFSELTAEKLGSAGVVKEICFGTTKDRMLVIEECKNSRAVTIFIRGGNKMIIEEAKRALHDALCVIRNLVRDNRIVYGGGASEIACALAVNQAADKCPSLEQYAMRSFADALEVIPMALAENSGLNSIQTMTEVRARQVTESNPALGIDCLHLNTNDMKQQHVIETLHGKKQQISLATQVVKMILKIDDIRSPGEAED
- the LOC106590608 gene encoding methionine synthase reductase, encoding MPCELKPRFLVLYGSQKGQAQSIAEGIVDEAEERGLFADICCLSEGHKFNLEKESSPVVFVVSTTGDGDPPDTALKFVKRINLKTLASDLYAHLCYAFLALGDTNYADFCKCGKTIDSRLLDLGAKHFYATGHADDGVGLELVLDPWLEGLWEAIRGALSKMAAPQPERDGHVRDQRVSSNETPESSATDIKLHLLSLNESESQSTKSLRTAASARTDSLAVSASETGSSVTALIPVSVTDNTGTALKLHSVVSDRTSVLATQSGQNGAPPAVVEASLTHSLPPLSELALNVPTLPPPYLDVTLQEATIEEETNAPVSKETLHEVPISSAVQLTRDDSVKTALLIEMDISSHPMAYQPGDTLDVLCPNRASEVGELLHRLGLEDQKSNRIQLSLRKETKKKTAQIPSYIPENTTLHHLLTWSLEIRTVPKKAFLRSLVECTGDSGEKRRLQELCSKQGSADYNLYVRDPNLCLLDLLRAFPTCQPPLSLLIEHLPKLQPRPYSAASSSLRHPGRLHFVFNVIEFPACSGRPVGRRGLCTGWLSDLVDPILVRPGKAQSSSTPALPKVNVSVRQNCSFRLPSDLSKPFIMIGPGTGVAPFIGFLQQREKEREENPEAEFSETWLFFGCRHRDRDFLFREELQGFVANGTLTHLKVSFSRDTQDGTETQTETGPRYVQHNLLSHAKDIINLLLKEKGYLYVCGDAKNMAKDVNNTLIEMVSAELQLDKLDAMNRLAGLREEKRYLQDIWS